The Chryseobacterium sp. JV274 sequence GGAGAATCTGCAGCCTATATGATTCTGAAAAATAAAAAAGAATCTGTGAATAACGTCTTTAAATTTATTCAAAGAGATTCTTTATAAACAATCATGCAATCGATTACATAAATCATATTTTCGAATTTAGAACAAAAACACTTTTAAATACTATCAAGAAATATATTATTCAATTATGATTAAAAAATTAATTTTTGCCATTGGTTTTATGATGGCAGTAAGTGTTTCAGCGCAGAAAACAAGTGATAAGGAGGCCGTAAATGCTGTTGCCGAAAAGTTCAGATTAGCAATGATAAGCGGAGAAAAACCTGATTTAGAATCTTTGATCCTGCCGGAATTAACTTATGGACATTCAGGAGGTCATATTGATGACGCCAAGGAATTTGTAGAAAAATTAGTCAGCAAAAAGTCTGATTTTGTAACGATTGATATTACAAATCAAACTCTAAATATTGTAGGAAATACAGCCATTGTCCGTCATCATTTTTATGCAACGACCGCTGATGCCGGAAAAGCACCAGGAGATGTGACGTTGGATATCTTATTGGTTTGGGTAAAAGTGAAAAATGACTGGAAGCTATTGGCCAGACAGGCGGTGAAGGCTGAAAAGAAGAAATAAATTTTCAAATTATAACAAACAAAATTCGCAAGATTGTCTTGCGAATTTTTATTTTGAAATTGTTTATGTTTTTAACGCAAAGATTTTATTTCACT is a genomic window containing:
- a CDS encoding nuclear transport factor 2 family protein, translated to MIKKLIFAIGFMMAVSVSAQKTSDKEAVNAVAEKFRLAMISGEKPDLESLILPELTYGHSGGHIDDAKEFVEKLVSKKSDFVTIDITNQTLNIVGNTAIVRHHFYATTADAGKAPGDVTLDILLVWVKVKNDWKLLARQAVKAEKKK